AAGGAacgaggggaaagggaaagaagaagaggagaagaaaagacattAACCCACGAGAGAACATGGGGGAAGGTGTTGGCTGAATAGCGAGTGCTCCTATGAGCTTAGACAGGAGGGCATGTGAGGGTGGATACTCTTAGGAGATGATCTTGGCTGGACTGCTAAGCAGGGATCCGATCACGAAGGGCCTCATGGGTCACACTCTGTTGTTAAGATATATTTCCAGGGAATTTGGAACATGAGTGTAATGTGAGGACTGCTCTGTGTTGAAGTGCTCACTCAGCAATAAGAGACTCCCATCCCCCATTCCAGGAGCAGGGAGCGATTGTGGAATCCCCCCCAAATACATGGGGTCTTCATACAATGGTGCTCCTTAACTGGAGGAGATTTCTGCCCCCAGGGACATCTAATAATGACTGAAGACCTTTTTGGCTGTCACAGATTGGGGGGGCAGGCGTGGCAGGGGAGGGAGTTGCTGCTGTCATCCAGTGACTAGAGCCCAGGGATGTGGTTAGCATCCTGTAAGGCACAGGGCAGGCCTCACAGTGAAGGATCGTCCAGTCCCAAGTGTCAGCAATGCTGAGGTTGTGAAACCCTGTCACAGAGAGAGCAGACCCGAGTGTAGAATGAATCCTGATCATTAGAGCTCTTTCAGCAGCTCTGGTAAGCACTTATAAGCCGAGAACATCTgtattttcctacattttctgtATCTTCCTGATTGCCCTTACTCTTGTCAAAATACCCTGCATTCTGCCTTCATAGGGCAAACCATAATTTATGATgtcataattattatataaacacatactatttaaaacacaatttgtgtggtttttgtttaatACCTACTTCCCTTATGAGACTAAAACCACCATGAGAAAAAGGCCACTtcgcctgccccagccccagcccccagccacgATGTGGAGCATGTTGTTAGCACTCAGTAAGGTATGTAATACACAGAGAGTTCAGGTAGCGGGGCAGGGAGGATGAGACATGTGACGCCGTTCTAACAACTTGGGCCGCTGTAACAGCGTCACAGCAGCcacagagatggggtgggggtggggggtcactgCTCAGCTTTGTGGAGGCTAAAGCTGATTTGAGTTTGAGGCtttaagcagggagagtggcctCCTAGCCCAGGCTGGTGGGCTGACTCTGCATGTGGCACTCCCCTCCCACAGCCTGGATACTGAGCAAATGAGCTGGTGCTTTTGGACCCGGGAATTTCTGCCAACCCTGcagtctccctcccaccatcccACCCACACCCTGTGGCCGCTTGATAAAAAGCAGTCTGCAGAAGCATCCCTGCTGGTTGCCATAGAGAAAGGAAACAGCAGAAAGTAAGACACAGGGATCATCCAGTAATGTCCATGCGGCCCAGGAGGTCCTGGACCATGTGCATTGCAGCACCAATCACAACGGCCACGCTCCCAGAACAACCGAAGCATTCATCTATagatgaaggaataaagaaaatcctgccatttgcaatgccatggatgaacctggaggacattgtgttaagtgaaataagccagccagtCATAGAAGGGCAAacactgtgcaggtccacttacagGAGGTACCTAAAATCCTCAGTCACAGAGGCAGAGAACAGagtggtggtttccaggggctgggaggcaCCTAATGGGGGATTACTGTTCAAtgggtataaaatttcagttacacTTGATGAATAGGTTCTAGAGATCCACTAAGTAACATAGTAGCTGTACGAACGTAACAACAGCATTGTGCTCTGCAACATTTGTAAGGAGAATGGATCTGATGTTGAGTGTTGTTACTACAAAcatcccccaaacacacacacatatgcacacaaggACACGGAAACTCTGGAGCGCTTGGATATTCCTAtgccttgattgtggtgatggtgcCACAGGTGTTTGCACCTGTTCAAACTCATTGAATttacacattaaatatgtacaattcTTTGTAAATCAGTTATTCAATAAagctgtcagagagagagagagagagagagagaagtttatCTGGTCAAATTCACATGGAAGTGAGAAAGAACTAAGAACTTTCATGGCTGATTATTTCTTGAAGGGTGACGTTTCACTAAGATCTGCAGAGCTGTGGACGGGAGATCTGTGAGAGCAGTGAAAATGTCTCCAAGCTTAGCTGCCTTGTTGAACTCAGAGCCTTGCCCTGGGAGCTGCATCCCTGTAAAGTACTGGAATCTTATTCAGAATTTTCTAGAAGAGATGGCATTAAAGAaggaaattgcaaaaaaaaaaaaaatcttcacattAAAGAATGATCAAAGAATTTTCATCTGTGGGAAGACATGGTTTGTCCCCAATGTACACTTTCCCTAACTGACATTTAATTTTTGTCTCCAACCTTGATAATAAATGAGAGGATCCTAATGCAGATAACATTTCCACAAACAGTTCTGTTGTATTACATTTGAAGGTATTAATTCTAATCTCTTTCTCCTGATGCATTTAAATTCAATCTAgcttacttccatttttaaaacgGTCTGTTTCTTCTAAGTGTATTTCCATATCCTTGCATATAAAATGGGCATTATTGTTTGCTATGGAGGGAAACACAAAGCCATATACAGAGGCTGCCATCAAAGATATTTATAGGAGAGGTATTGGCTCTGGAGAAAAGCACAGACCTCAAGCTGGGAAGCCTTGTCTGAGGTTGtcctgcctttctttccttggaCTGGCAGAAGTGAAGTGGGCAGTCCTGACCAGTCCTCCCTGAAGGaatgttttatcttctttcacTATGACTCACAGGCCCTGGGAACGTCTCCCGAACTGCAGTCTCGGGGTCTGGGGAGCTGCAAAATGCCATGGCTAAAAAATGATTGCAGCTGATGAGGAAGGTGTCTAGACACAGCTGCAGAAGGGGTGAGCTAAGGATAAAATAGGCAACCAAGAAAAATCCTTTTTAGTCTGAAAAATGAGGCACGAGAAAGTCAGGGGAAGTAAGTTTTGATTGCATCCCTTGCCCAAAGAGAAAACAGCAGaacaatttaattttgaattcttCTTGAGTCTTCTAACGAGGCAACatttccagagaaaaataaattgctgATAAAAGTCACGGGGCCTTGGGTAAATCCGGAAAACAAGAAGTCTGGGGAAGATTTGATTACAGTTGACAGCAGAGATGAAGGATTTCAAAGTCCTGTGTGCACCCGGTTTGCCTAATTACTGATTTTGGAGGGGGGGGTGGTTTGATTTGTTATATTTAGAAGATATTTGGAAACCATGGGAATTTTAGCAAGATATCTCATACTCGCATAGCACTCGTGTGGTCCAATTGCTTTACAATTGTTTGGACATGTTTCCAGGAGGAAACTACGGGAAGACTAGATGTTAATTTCTGAATACATGTAACATTGCCTTTAGAACACCGAGTCCCAGACTTCTAACAACCAACCACCATTTTCCTGGTTTTTGCTGTACTCTTAGCcatctttaacattttctttgtttcattaaatCTTTTACTTTGAAAGAAACGTTATGTCAATCACTTAAATGCCACAAAGAGAAAGTAAATGTAAAACTGAGTACAATGAAAATGAGACTTTATTTAATTTGCCCGAAATACCAAAAAGCTGAGCCTGTTCTTTGTTAAAAGAACTTCGTGAAAACAAAAGACTAGCAAGACTTTGAGCCTTAAAGTACCAAGATTCTAAACTAAGCTTTTCTCCTTGGTTATGTCGGAAGGGCTGAGAGAATTGGAAAAGGGACCACAGCTTCTCTGTCACTGTGAGAAATGGTGttcgtgactttttttttctttaagatttattattcattttgagagagagagcatcagcgggaggagcagaggaagagggagaaagagactctccgctgagcaaggagccttacatggggcttgatcccacaaccctgagatcatcaccctagacaaaggcagatgtttaaccaactgagccacccaggtgccctggtgttCATGACTTCCATGTCCTAGAGGGGTcggccaccccagcccccacttcTGGAAATGTTGCGTCGCACGGAGAAGAGACTTACTGCATGTATTCAGGAAAGCCAACCTATAACCAAGAGATGGAAACCTCCCAAAAGCACCTGATGGGTGAATACAAGCAAGCCACTGCTGCAGCAGCATTGCCAGTGAGAAGAGTCATCCTTTAAAAAGTCATGGCAGTCCAAAATAAGCAAATCCATGGAAACAGCAAGCAGACTAATGGTTGACAGGGGCTCGAGGTGGGAAGGAAGAATCGGGAATAGGTAATGACTGCTCATGAGTGTGGGTTTTCTCGTTGCAGTGgtgaaaatgttccagaattagAAAAGGGTCATAGTGGCCCGGTGCAGTCACTGTGggagacagtatggaggttcctcaaaaaattaaaaatagagccaccgtATGATTactttactgggtatttacccaaacaatacaaaaacattaatttcaaaAAGACACGTGGacctctgtgtttattgcagcattatttacaatagctaagttatggaagcagcctaatcGTACATGAAggcatgaatggataaagaagatatctcacacacacacacacacaaacacacacacacacaaaatgggctactactcagccatcaaaaaggatgaaatcttgccatttgcaacaacatgcatTTGCAACAACATCTAGAGGgtataaagctaagtgaaatcagagaaagacaaacaccatatatGTATTTActcatgtatgtattttaagaaacaaaacaaatgagcaacacagaagaagagataagcacagaaacagactcttgactgtAGAGAATGAACAGATAGTGATCAGAGGGGAagtggaggggatgggtgaaacagagcGAGGgcttaagagtacacttatcgtGATGAGTGCTGAGTAATGatgagaattgttgaatcactgtattctcccacctgaaactaatttaacactttggttaaccacactggaattaaaataatgtttttaaaaagtgatcaaaGTTGCACAAACTACCatgtgaatacatttttaagaatcactgaattgtacacattAAAACGATAGATAtcatgatatgtgaattatatctcaattaaaaggTAATTAGTGCTCCTGATTACTGTAGACATTTGTGCCCATCTACCTGGGATGCCAGGAGTAGGTAAAATGCGCTCTATGTTGCCTTCTGATTAAGATTTCTCATGTAACTTATTTATGAGAAAACTTTTCAAAGCTATAGGACACTTGAATTGACTTCTATATTAAACTGTATACATTAGCCGTTTCTTTATATTCTCCTCTTCTGTGACATGCTCTTCTGGTTTCCTGCCTGAGAAATCTTCCCCAGAGAACCCTTCCTGGGTATAGCGTAGTGAGCATATGTTCAAGACTCTTGGGTTGGAATTCGGGCTATGCTACTTACTAGTTTTGTGGCCTCAGGGCAAGTATCTAATCTGCCTTGGTTTCCCTCTCTATAAGAGAGATAAGGATAATATCCTTtctatgttgttacaaatgataggatttcctttttaataatgctgattaatattcctttatatgtatataccatattttcattcttcattcatcaCTGATGGGCACTTGGGATGTTTCTCTATCTTGGCtcctgtaaataatgctgcaatgaatctGGAAGTGAGGataatatctctttgagattttaatttcaaatccTCTGGGTATATGCCTAgaagtgggattcctggatcatatggtagttctatttttaatttctttcttctgtgaaaCCTTTACATAGTGGCtggaccaatttacattcccaccaacagtgcacaaggtttccattttcttcagaaCCTCATCAAGATGGATAGGCCtaaaggacattatgctaaatgaaataagtcagacacaaaaggagaaatattaCATGACTTCATCAGTCCAAGTTTCATCTGTGCAAGATAAACAAATCCTACTCATCTAGTGCACAGTACAGAGGCTATAGCTAACAATGCTGTGTTGTGGCCAAATTTTACTAAGAGGGTCGGTCTTAGGTTCAACGTTCTtaatacatgtgcacacacacatgggtAATACTCCTTCACAGACACTGGAGAGAGGGGATGTACATAATACGGAGTGACTGGGGGACACCTAGAATGCTCAGGtagttaagtgcctgctttcagctcatgtcaaAAGCTTGGGGTCCTGAAACTGACCCTTATGtggagttccctgctcagtggaaatcTTCCccgctctctgctccttcccttgctgctgctctctctctctctctctctctctctgaaataaataaataaaatctttaaaaagtacatgggtTGGTTGGTGTAATGTTGGCCCACAATCATCATTATGGTTAAGGGGAATTATGACTGGACCTTCTGATCATTCTCCTCAGTTTCTTTAACTCCCATTTCTGCTCACTCACATTTTCTGTAAATAAACCCCTTTATTCCAGAGACCCCTGTAACAACTTCTACTATTGGCTTCCAAAGCAATATCTTTAGGTCCTTTCTTGTTCTGCAATGCTTTTGTTATGTTTCCAAACCTCCCCTGGCTATCTTACTACTTTCCATTTGTGCCTCAAATTCAGTTCATGTGAAATAGAATTTGTTATCTCATTTCTTGActcaaatctgtttttttttctttttttgcttctttagaGCTAATAAGTCCCAAGCAGAACCAGTCCCTATGCAAGTATGTACTTTTCACGAATTAGTACATCTCACCCTCACAATGATTCTATGTGCTACTAGTATCCTCTTTTATATGTGAAGAAATGGAGGTTGGGGGTGTTCATTAACTTGCCTAAGAACACTCAGGCTGGAAAAGATGGCTTCAGAACTTGAATTCAGACCCATTCAGCTCAAATGTCCATTCCCCTCTTCATTCTGCCAATCCTGTCTTCCAGATCTTCGTGATGCCTCAACTTTTCCTGCCTTCCCCCAGTGTTCTTGGATTCTTCTCATTGCTTGAACACTTCTCATTGCTATAGTCACTCATTCACCAATCTGTCCATTAGGCCTTGGAGAATATTTGTTaaatctcttccttcctctctactTCTAGATGTTCCTTTGTCTGCCTGTTGGTTTTAATCGTCCCTGAGCTCCCACTTGTCACCCTTCATCCAAGATTCAGTTCATGTTACTGTCAAGGTCATCTTTGAAAATTCAAACCTGATTATGTTATCGCCCTGCTCAAGAGCCTTCTAAGGTACTTTTGATTGAGTAAGGTAAAATCCGAGCTCCTCAATATGGCACAGAAGGTTCTCCAAATAGATCTTCTGTCTATCTTTCCAGGCcctacttctctgtctccttctcttcaTATCGTCCTGTTTATACATCCTTGTTATTGTGGGAACTAGGATACACTCTATTTAAATAACCTTTTGTTTGTATAAGAATTATGTCTTCATTTAACAagtactctatttttaaatttaaatttatctagtatacactctcacacacacaagaaCATTTAAATACTGGTGAAATCTTAATCCTATTGTGTCAATGTCAATTTCCTGCGTTTGATAATGACTATATATAGTTGAGTAAGTTGTAACCAGTGAGGGAATCTGGATGAAGTGTATGCAGGCCTTCTGTATACTATTTTTAGCAACTTCTCACGAATCTATAATTCCCACAACTTaaaaagtttgttgttgttttttttttttttaatgaatgtagCATTGTGTTTTCTGCCcaggaagaagaatgagaaaaatagtaAGACATGCAAGTACTAAACCATTAAATTATTATATGGTTGTATTATATGTCTCCTCTTGCCTGCTCTTTGAGCCTGGGCTATGGGGTATATATGTTGGATTTCATcttggaaagaaaagtgaaatccTTTCTGGCACTAGAACAAAGACTGGGTTTTTGAACCAGACAGATCCACATTGGATTCCAGTTCTGCTGTTTATAAACTAaatgaacttgggcaagtcacttaaccctgAGCCTCACTTTCACCAtaactataaaaaattatgatCATAAGACCTACTTCCTAGGGGGTTTGGGGATATTTAAACAGGATAATGTATATAAACAAGGTAAATACTTAAACGAGACAGAAGATACTTAGCTTATAAGTAAACACGCTTGACTTCTTTCTCTAAGGTTACATCAGCAAATCCTGttggctcttttttttctcctgttggCACTATCTTTGAAATGTATCCAGAATCCTCCTGCTTCTCACCTCTACCTACTTCATTCCAGCTACTATTATCACCCCAGTGAGTCACTCCAACATCATCTTAAATGATTTCCTTGCTTCTGCCCTACTACCTATCTTACCTTTAATCtgaacacagcagccagagtTACCTTGTCAATGTATAAATAGAATCTTATTCCTCTGATTAAAATCCTCCAATGGGTTCTCCCCTTATTCAGAGTAGAAGGTGAAACTTTTGAACGGGCTTCCCATTGTCCCTGTCCTTCCCCACTGGCACAGCCACATCCCTCTGAGATCCtaccctctctcttcccctctcacaCTCAGCCCTGAGATGCTCCTAGCCCAGGAACTTTGTGCTGGCATTTCCTTTGCCTGGATTGTTCCTCTCCTAGATGCTTTAGTTCCACTTTGCAGCCAATGCTCAGAAGTCATTCTTACGAGGTCATCTTAATCGCCCTACTTAGACTTGCAATccccatctcttcctcctctgctttttCCCACACCACTTACCACTTTTAACGTGCTATGTAGCTTACATATTGTCTGTCTACCCCCACAGGGATGCAAGTTCCATGAGAACAAGTTTGCTTGCCAATATGTCCCAGTGTGTAAAATGGTCCCTGGTAGATAGCTGGCCCTCAATAAATCTTacaattgaatgaatgaatgaatgaatggatggatggattccAGCAGAATGAACAACATGAGCACAGCCACAGAAGTGTGGAAGAACATGGTCCATTCAGGAAACTGAAAAAGGATGACTGTTCCCAGAGTagaatgtgtgtgggggtgggggggagtctttctccctcccttctcagaAAGCATCTTGAAGGATCCTCAATCCCAGCCTCCATTTCTTTACCTCCCACACTCTTCACCCTCTACCCTCtggttctcttctcttttttaaaaagggttttatttatttatttgaaagagcaagagagaacacgagcagtgggggaggggcagatagagagggagaaacaggcttagCACGGgacctgatgcggagctcgattccaggaccccgggatcatgacatgagccgaaggcagatgcttaacggactgagccacccagatgcccttcctAGTTCTCCACCACCAGTAACTTCAAGATCAACAAATCCAGTTGTCATCCTGTTTAACCCCTGAACATGATTTGTCACTGATAACTGCCCCATTCCTCTTGAAGCCCTATTTTCCTTTGATTCTCATTTCATAACACTTAGTCTTCCTCTCACCTCTCTGGATGCCTCCTCTCAATCCCTTTTGCAGACTAATCCTGTCCTATTCACGCATTCAAAATGCTCCCTTCTGGACTCCCTCTTTGCCAACTCTACCTTCTTCCTAATGTGTCTCAGCCATTCTGTGGCTTCAGAGGCGATTCACAGATGAGTAGCTTTAACTCACACTCTCCCTTGGAGCCCCAGATTGACTTGCCCCTTATGTCCCAAAGGAACTTCACCTCAACATGCTCCAAACCATGCATGTGGTCTTCCCTCACGCAGCAAACCTACTCCCCAGATTCCTCAGACCTAGCCATTTTGTCTCTTAGCTTCCTCCTTTGCCCAGAGAAGTCCCTCCTATCTTCtggaaaacaactcaaatgccaCTTCAATGGGGATGACTCCTGAGTTTCTGATTGGGTCAAATTTCTCATTACatcatatatttttctccatggCATTTACCacaattgttttatatttgtttgtgcAATTATTTGACAAAGGTCTGAAcctcacccccctgccccagcaaACTAGAGGCTGGGGTTATGTTATTTGCATTTACTCTTGTGTCCCCAGACCTAGCACACTGCCTGGCAGATggtaggtgcccaataaataacCACTGTCCCCAttctagtaataaaaataattgtaactaCAAATCACTGAGTATCAGGGATTGAAATATGCTTGACATTCATTGTCCATTTAATCTTTAAGATATACTTTGAGTTCATATCATTGtgtttacatacatatatgtgtatctatatacacatatttacatatagtAATATTGTGTTCtgtgtattatataatatgtatacacagtatcatgtatatttaatatgaatatatatgatatacatgtatatataatacatgcatGTAGCATGTACTTCAATAggaatacatgaatatatatattatactctACATAtgtatcttgtttttaaaataaggaaactgacacATAGCAGAGTTAAGTAACTATCTCAGTGTGCTCACCCAGAGACTTGGACCCAACTTCagtgtcttttctccatttctatccTGTATAGACAAGATACACCGAAGATGTACAAACACATATTTCAGGTATTATCAGCTTaataatttacacatttaaattaGGCTATTTTGCATAATACGTGACATGAATACATATGTAATTGGATCATGTAAGTAGTGTGGAGAGAaccttggtgatttttttaaaatgtggcccaTTCCTTCTATGCAATGATGGTCATCTCTGGAATTTATATTGGTCCGGGACCGCATGGTTGCTGCTGCCCATTTGTGAATGATATTGCACTGTGGAAAAGGAGATTCAGACTCACCAGTTTCATTGCAATGCTCCATGTCCAGCCTCCTGACCCCATCTAACCAGGTGTCCTCACTTAAAGAAGAGTCAACATCACCAAAGATGTTTCCGTGCAGCCAGGATTTAGAGGTACTGAGGCTGAAGAGATTAGAAAAGGAACGGCggactctctttttctttctaaatattctggagagaaatggagacatGAAAGTAGCATGATGCATAATGCATAGCAGCCACGTTTGGTTCAAAACCAAAAATTTAGTGAAAGTGATGTGATGCATAGAACCCATCTCCGTAACTCGGATCTGTGAAGCTCATTTCATTTGTTCCCTCTGTTAATCCCACAGAAGCTTCTTAAATTTCTGTGTGTTCCAGGTGCCTGGATCAGTATCAAAGATGCTGAGatacaaaataaaaccttcaGTACAAAAAGTTCACAAACCAGTACAGGAGAGAGACCAGAACTATGCAGATGAAGCTAATGACTTCATAGAGCTTATCCCACACCAGATGTCTTTCTTTGTGGTTGACATAAAGTAACTCATATTATCCTTGGAACAGCCCCGTGAGGGAAGTACTATTGTGACCCCATTTttcagatcaggaaactgaagcacaaaagGTTAAGGCACTTGGTTGAGGTCATATATCTAGTAAGTGGCATAACTGGGAAgcaaacccaggcagcctggctctggCTCTAGTCCCTAGTCTGCATTACTATACTAGGTAGGGGATGTGTGCTCCGGCGGAATTAACTGGAGGCTGCTCTGAGAGCATCAGGAAGGGTGTTGCTGATCAGGAGTCAAGGGAGGTTTCTGAGGATAGGAGACCACTGAGCTGCAGAGGATGATCTGATCCAGTCATTGAAGAACAAGTAAGTCTCATATTGGCCCATGCTAGGAAATGAGGCTGGACAGGTAACATGAAGGCAGGGAATGAAGAATCTTGAATAGTTCTCCATTATAGTAACATTATGTAAAGAGCTACAATTTGATGTTAGGGTAAAGGGAGATCACTGGGTATATCAAGGGAGAGGCATAGTGATGACATGcatctgatttgcatttctgggAGATTTTGCCTGCTCACCCATCCATACTCCCAGCATCCTATCCTCCACATTGTAAGAACAAATCTGGTCATTCATCATTTGTCAATGGCTCCTCCTTATcttcagaacaaaaacaaacaccctgAGCTGGACTTGAAGCTTCAGTTTGTGTCTGCCCAgtcttccctcctgcccctccaccctgagTTGATTTCTGCCAAACCGCCTGCCGTTTTCCAAATGGTACAGGGTCTCCCAGGGCTCCATGCCCATTCCATCTCTGGAAGTCTCACTTGCTACTTTTATTTTAGCTAACATCCTACATCTGTCAACACTCTTGTCAAGACTCAAATCAATCTTCATTATCTCTAGGAATCTGGTTTTAACCTGTTTCCCCAAATGAAATGGGCTTCCTTTCCTCATCTCCTCCACTGCATTCTGTTCAGACCTTGACCGCAACACCCATACTGCTTCAGCGCGTTTGTTTGTTTTCACGTCAGCAGTCCTTGCCCCTTATGAGTCTTTGCGCCTCCACGATAATGAGCTCTTAGGAATCATCgctaaatgaacaaatgaacgaatgaataacTAAGTGGGTGGACCAGACTTCAGATTCTTTCATGTAATATCCTCTACTTACCTCACTAAATTCTCCTTGTAAAGAACACTGGTCTGGGGTGGGCTCAGAGTTATGTTGCCATCTTTGTCATAGAGGAAACTGTCTTCTGTCCAAGTGTAGTATCCATTGGAGAGGAGTCTGGGACTTCGGCGACAGGCAAAGTGGGAGGCTGTTAGGAGATCTACAGAGCAGCATTTGAAGGAAGTGTCACCATCCAGGAAATCACAGGCAAAACTaaagggggaagaaggaaagtcCTTTCCACCTCTATCCAATACATCCAGTCCCACAAAAACCACATTTCTAGCCACTGTGAAGGAAAACACCTCTTAGCATTCATGGCTACCAGTTACTTCTGCCTCCCTAAGAATGTCACTTCTACTCTGGGCTTCATCTCCTCACTAGTGAGAGCATTAAACGACAGGGCATTTAGtgcctttttctgttttaaacatgTTGATGAAAACTTTCTGTCTAATCAGTCTTTTCACCACACGATGCAACTACACCCCCGACATTAATCCATTTTCTTGGATGAAAAAATTGCAAAACAGCCTATCTGGGATGTTGGAAACTTATAGTCACCAATCCTTTTCTTTGAATAGCCTTCCCGTTGCGatatctttattctttccctGATTGATAAATTTCAACCTTGCAGCCACCAGGCACAGAAGAGTTACAGGGTGAAGACACAGTCAAAGAGATCTTTTTGGCCTTTGCCGATTTCCCTCTAGATCAGCTGCACAAATGACTCTGCAGTTGTGATTTGATATCCAGGAAAGTCTCCCATTCGGTTGGGGAAATCTCCatgtgtgttgggtttgagaaACAACCTGTGTGATTGAAAGGCCACCTTATGCCACAAGCTTTACGGAATTTCtgataaagttttatttcatttttatttttttaagattttatttatttatttgggagggagagcatgagagacagagcacaaataGGGTGGGGGcaggtcagatggagaaagagaagcgactccccactgagcgaggagacttggatcatgaccccagcctaaggcagacactaaGCCAACTGAGCCCTCTGATGAAGTTTTAAATGTAGAAACCTGTCCACAA
This region of Mustela erminea isolate mMusErm1 chromosome 16, mMusErm1.Pri, whole genome shotgun sequence genomic DNA includes:
- the TMEM71 gene encoding transmembrane protein 71 isoform X7, with the protein product MYRISQLMSTPVASKCSSGSERRYTGELSPTCVFPSFACDFLDGDTSFKCCSVDLLTASHFACRRSPRLLSNGYYTWTEDSFLYDKDGNITLSPPQTSVLYKENLVRIFRKKKRVRRSFSNLFSLSTSKSWLHGNIFGDVDSSLSEDTWLDGVRRLDMEHCNETEASLWQDVSFPAILLAVFLIICACARWFLEGILVSVFTCSLVVILAYTVKPLFLGLASYVKTTTYAQFAKI
- the TMEM71 gene encoding transmembrane protein 71 isoform X4, giving the protein MYRISQLMSTPVASKCSSGSERRYTGELSPTCVFPSFACDFLDGDTSFKCCSVDLLTASHFACRRSPRLLSNGYYTWTEDSFLYDKDGNITLSPPQTSVLYKENLVRIFRKKKRVRRSFSNLFSLSTSKSWLHGNIFGDVDSSLSEDTWLDGVRRLDMEHCNETGFHNLSIADTWDWTILHCEACPVPYRMLTTSLGSSHWMTAATPSPATPAPPICDSQKGGDSDSSLTDAWESEQLNVAPSSSHAMSQIPRQNSHDGALQSHVMASERFPGNISDRAKASLWQDVSFPAILLAVFLIICACARWFLEGILVSVFTCSLVVILAYTVKPLFLGLASYVKTTTYAQFAKI